Part of the Cellulomonas taurus genome, TCACGGTGAAGGTCGAGATCTACCCCTGGGCCGGGCGGGACGAGTCGCTGACCACCGCGATCGCCTCCCAGACCGCGCCGGACGCCGTCTACCTGATCCCGGACCAGCTCGCCGTCTACTCCTCGTCCATCGAGCCGATCGACGACTACCTCTCCGACGAGCACAAGGACGATCTGCTCGCCAACGTCAAGGACTCGATCACCGTCGACGGGCAGATGCTCGGCTCGCCGATCCTGACCAGCGCCAACCCGCTGGTCTGCGACAAGGCGGCCTTCGACGCGATCGGCGCCACCGAGTACCCGACCACCTGGGACGACCTGATGGACGTCGCCCCGGACCTGAAGGCGCAGGGCATCTACGCCACCAACTACTGGGGATCGCCCGAGGTCACCCTGAACATGACGTTCTACCCGCTGCTGTGGCAGGCGGGCGGTGACGTGTTCAGCGAGGACGGCAGCGAGGTGGCCTTCGACTCGAAGGAGGGCGAACAGGCGTTGCAGTACCTGGTCGACCTGAACGAGGGCGGCTACCTGGAGCCGGACCTGATCACCACCACCCCCAGCATCGAGCAGACGGCGCTGGCCCAGAACAAGGTGGCCTGCACCTGGCAGTCCGGCCCGGCGGACGTCGAGCCGTACTGGGGCACGGAGAACATCGTGATCCAGCCGCCGCTGACCGAGTCGGAGACCATCGGCTACGGCACCGTCGGCTCGCTGTCGATGCTCAAGGGCTCGGACGCCAAGGACGCCACCGGCGCCTGGATCGACTTCGTGACCAGCGCCGAGCCGGTGACGGAGTTCGTCACCACCGCGAAGATGTTCTCCCCGCTGACCTCCACCGGTGAGCTCTACGCCGACGACCCGGTCTACGGCGCGATCGAGAAGACCATCCCGGACACCACCGTCGGCCCGGTGAACGAGCACGCCCGTGAGGTGATGGGCGTCCTCGCACCGGAGATCCAGGCGGCGCTGCTCGGCAAGAAGTCGGCCGAGCAGGCACTGAAGGACGCCGCCAGCTCCGCCGACGCGATGCTCGGCTGATCCATGACAGCTGCGACCGTCGAGAAGACGACGCCCCGGGGTCGCCGGGGCCGAGGCACCATGTCCCGCTGGGACGCCCGGATCGGACTGCTGTTCGCTCTGCCGGTGTTCCTGCTGTTCCTGGCGTTCCGCTTCGGCCCCGCGATCGCGGGTGTCGGCCTGAGCCTGTTCGACTACGACATCTCCGGCTCACTGGAGTGGGAGGGTCTGGCGAACTTCGACCGGATGATCCACGACCCGGTGTTCTGGCAGTCCCTGCGGATCACGGTGCTGTACTCCGTGCTGGCGGTGCCGCTGTCGGTCGGGATGTCGCTGGTGATGGCCCTGGCGGTGCGGCGACGGTTCCGCGGCGTCGGCTTCTTCCGGTCGGTGTTCTTCCTGCCGGTGA contains:
- a CDS encoding ABC transporter substrate-binding protein, giving the protein MRLVTKSLVATGAACTVLLAGCSSSGGGGGSTTADGELSGEVTMWTYPVIADEAAHQAFWDKQVEAFTAEHPDVTVKVEIYPWAGRDESLTTAIASQTAPDAVYLIPDQLAVYSSSIEPIDDYLSDEHKDDLLANVKDSITVDGQMLGSPILTSANPLVCDKAAFDAIGATEYPTTWDDLMDVAPDLKAQGIYATNYWGSPEVTLNMTFYPLLWQAGGDVFSEDGSEVAFDSKEGEQALQYLVDLNEGGYLEPDLITTTPSIEQTALAQNKVACTWQSGPADVEPYWGTENIVIQPPLTESETIGYGTVGSLSMLKGSDAKDATGAWIDFVTSAEPVTEFVTTAKMFSPLTSTGELYADDPVYGAIEKTIPDTTVGPVNEHAREVMGVLAPEIQAALLGKKSAEQALKDAASSADAMLG